From a region of the Cucumis sativus cultivar 9930 chromosome 6, Cucumber_9930_V3, whole genome shotgun sequence genome:
- the LOC101218288 gene encoding WUSCHEL-related homeobox 7, translated as MEDGVCSRIYVKGGGGCSGESGGGGGKGSGSSKCGRWNPTAEQVKVLTELFRSGLRTPSSDQIQKISHHLSFYGKIESKNVFYWFQNHKARERQKRRKLSLPQQQHFILPPSSNLQRMFVFHLLFIPQFI; from the coding sequence atggaagaTGGGGTTTGTTCTAGAATATATGTAAAAGGGGGAGGAGGATGCAGCGGAGAGAGCGGTGGTGGAGGCGGAAAAGGGAGTGGGAGTAGCAAATGTGGAAGATGGAATCCAACAGCAGAACAAGTAAAAGTACTGACAGAACTGTTCAGGTCAGGGCTTAGAACTCCGAGTAGTGATCAGATTCAGAAAATCTCTCATCATCTCAGCTTTTACGGCAAGATTGAGAGCAAGAATGTGTTTTACTGGTTTCAGAATCATAAAGCACGTGAGCGACAGAAGCGTCGCAAACTTTCTCTTCCTCAACAACAACATTTCATTCTTCCACCTTCTTCTAACCTTCAAcgtatgtttgtttttcaccTCCTTTTTATACCTCAATTCATTTGA